One Actinomycetota bacterium genomic window carries:
- a CDS encoding 4Fe-4S binding protein, which translates to MNNSKRRTGRLRGAVGLGPAFLAGALIAGASWLKRKESTKALARFHGARLHDLLHSYFYFRWNATYLKPVKYILEHPEKFPKRIYMGAGRRLMQTHHSKVVSTGTARRLVGIEEPVRMSNSEQVLPFERARDIILENPGCIAVTGCACRKIADDPCGPLDVCLVLGEPFVSFVVEHQKDGARRIDSGEALAILEREHERGRVHTAWFKDAAGDRLYSICNCCSCCCLGIHALSHGFDVVASSGYVAQVDDAECVLCEECLDACHFGALSVTDAVEIDTDKCMGCGVCVSECPEDAITLYEDTAKAHPLLLL; encoded by the coding sequence ATGAATAATTCTAAACGAAGGACGGGCCGGCTTCGGGGTGCCGTAGGTCTGGGACCGGCGTTTCTAGCGGGGGCACTTATTGCGGGGGCATCGTGGTTGAAACGCAAAGAGAGCACGAAAGCGCTGGCGAGGTTTCATGGTGCGCGTTTACACGACCTTCTCCACAGCTATTTCTATTTCAGGTGGAACGCAACCTATCTCAAGCCCGTTAAATATATCCTTGAGCATCCCGAGAAATTTCCCAAGCGCATTTATATGGGCGCGGGCAGAAGGCTCATGCAGACACACCATTCAAAGGTCGTAAGCACCGGCACCGCCAGGCGACTGGTCGGCATAGAAGAGCCGGTTCGTATGAGCAACTCCGAGCAGGTGTTGCCTTTCGAGAGAGCGCGCGACATCATCCTCGAGAACCCGGGATGTATCGCGGTCACCGGGTGCGCCTGCCGCAAAATCGCCGATGACCCGTGCGGCCCGCTCGATGTCTGTCTCGTCCTTGGGGAGCCGTTTGTAAGTTTTGTCGTCGAGCACCAAAAGGACGGCGCGAGAAGGATAGATTCGGGTGAGGCGCTCGCCATCCTAGAGCGCGAGCATGAGCGCGGACGTGTCCACACGGCCTGGTTTAAAGACGCCGCCGGGGATCGGCTGTACTCTATCTGCAATTGCTGTTCGTGCTGCTGCCTGGGCATCCACGCGCTCTCGCACGGCTTTGATGTCGTCGCGTCATCCGGCTATGTCGCGCAGGTGGACGACGCTGAATGCGTACTTTGCGAGGAGTGCCTGGACGCCTGCCACTTCGGCGCGCTAAGCGTGACGGACGCGGTCGAAATCGATACGGATAAGTGCATGGGCTGCGGCGTATGCGTC